A single genomic interval of Mycobacterium sp. DL592 harbors:
- a CDS encoding esterase family protein, with protein MKFVEKLRGAWLRRLTVAAAAAAVLPGLIGVVGGSATAGAFSKPGLPVEYLDVPSAGMGRDIRVQFQSGGANSPAVYLLDGLRAQDDFNGWDINTPAFEWYYGSGLSVIMPVGGQSSFYSDWYKPACGKAGCQTYKWETFLTQELPAYLAANKQVKPTGSAAVGLSMAGSAALTLAIWHPEQFPYAAALSGFLNLSEGWWPFLVNISMGDAGGFKADDMWGSTGDPNNAWKRNDPLVNIQKLIDNNTRIWIYCGDGKPSDLDAGTSSGNLFNAKFLEGFTLRTNKTFRDTYLADGGTNGVFNFPANGTHQWNYWGQQLQQMKPDIQRVLGATPTA; from the coding sequence ATGAAGTTCGTTGAGAAGTTGCGTGGCGCATGGCTGCGCCGGCTGACGGTCGCTGCCGCGGCCGCCGCCGTGCTGCCCGGCCTGATCGGCGTCGTCGGCGGCTCCGCAACGGCCGGAGCGTTCTCCAAGCCGGGCCTTCCGGTGGAGTACCTGGATGTGCCGTCGGCCGGTATGGGCCGCGATATCCGGGTGCAGTTCCAAAGCGGTGGCGCCAACTCGCCTGCGGTCTACCTGCTCGACGGTCTGCGTGCGCAGGACGACTTCAACGGCTGGGACATCAACACTCCCGCCTTCGAGTGGTACTACGGCTCGGGCCTGTCGGTGATCATGCCCGTCGGCGGCCAGTCCAGCTTCTACAGCGACTGGTACAAGCCGGCATGCGGCAAGGCCGGCTGCCAGACCTACAAGTGGGAGACCTTCCTGACCCAGGAACTGCCCGCGTACTTGGCCGCCAACAAGCAGGTCAAGCCGACCGGTAGCGCCGCCGTCGGTCTGTCGATGGCCGGTTCGGCCGCGCTGACCCTGGCGATCTGGCACCCCGAGCAGTTCCCGTACGCCGCTGCCCTGTCGGGCTTCCTGAACCTCTCCGAGGGCTGGTGGCCCTTCCTGGTGAACATCTCGATGGGCGACGCCGGTGGCTTCAAGGCCGACGACATGTGGGGCTCGACGGGCGATCCGAACAACGCCTGGAAGCGCAACGACCCGTTGGTCAACATCCAGAAGCTGATCGACAACAACACCCGCATCTGGATCTACTGCGGTGACGGCAAGCCGTCCGACCTCGACGCGGGCACCAGCAGCGGCAACCTGTTCAACGCGAAGTTCCTCGAAGGGTTCACCCTGCGGACGAACAAGACGTTCCGCGACACCTATCTGGCCGACGGTGGCACCAACGGGGTCTTCAACTTCCCGGCCAACGGCACCCACCAGTGGAACTACTGGGGCCAGCAGCTGCAGCAGATGAAGCCGGACATCCAGCGCGTCCTCGGGGCCACCCCGACCGCCTGA
- a CDS encoding alpha/beta hydrolase-fold protein — MKVLSRLFGGVCATALALGVWGATAPTGHAAGVEYLMVPSPAMGRDIPVAFQAGGPHAVVLLDAFNAGDPVSNWVTAGNAMNTLAGKGVSVVAPASGAFTLYTNWEQDGTRQWETFLSDELPNWLAANKGLAPSGHAIVGASQGGTGALMEATFHPDRYRYAGSLSGFPNPSNTFVNGALTAGMNEFGGVNTQAMWGAAQLGRWKWHDPDVHAQLLVDNNTRLWVFSPQTTTCSDVPAMLGYCDQAQGGNRTFYAHYRALGGRNGHFDFPVDGQHDWGSWSAQLAAMANDVAAAIK, encoded by the coding sequence ATGAAGGTGTTGTCGAGGCTGTTCGGCGGAGTGTGCGCGACAGCCCTGGCTCTTGGTGTCTGGGGCGCGACCGCCCCGACGGGCCATGCCGCCGGCGTCGAGTACCTGATGGTTCCGTCCCCGGCGATGGGCCGCGACATCCCGGTTGCCTTCCAGGCCGGCGGTCCACACGCCGTGGTCCTGCTCGACGCGTTCAACGCCGGTGATCCCGTCAGCAACTGGGTGACCGCAGGCAACGCGATGAACACCCTTGCCGGTAAGGGCGTCTCGGTGGTCGCGCCGGCCAGCGGCGCGTTCACCCTCTACACCAACTGGGAGCAGGACGGCACCCGGCAGTGGGAGACCTTCCTGTCCGACGAACTGCCCAACTGGCTGGCGGCCAACAAGGGCCTCGCTCCCAGCGGCCACGCCATCGTCGGCGCCTCGCAAGGCGGCACCGGCGCCCTGATGGAGGCCACCTTCCATCCGGACCGCTACCGCTACGCCGGCTCGCTGTCGGGCTTCCCCAATCCGTCGAACACCTTCGTCAACGGCGCGCTGACCGCGGGGATGAACGAGTTCGGCGGTGTCAACACCCAGGCCATGTGGGGTGCCGCTCAGCTCGGCCGGTGGAAGTGGCACGACCCCGACGTGCACGCCCAGCTGCTGGTCGACAACAACACCCGGCTGTGGGTGTTCAGCCCGCAGACCACGACGTGCTCCGACGTTCCGGCGATGCTGGGCTACTGCGACCAGGCCCAGGGCGGCAACCGCACGTTCTACGCGCACTACCGCGCACTGGGCGGCCGCAACGGCCACTTCGACTTCCCTGTCGACGGTCAGCACGACTGGGGCAGCTGGTCGGCTCAGCTGGCCGCGATGGCGAACGACGTTGCGGCAGCCATCAAATAG
- a CDS encoding DUF732 domain-containing protein produces MQPTDARVTGNAAGDATAPTGSSRHVLVTAGLLVPAAWLLIGCSSGEDLVTTAAPAEQVLGPVHGQGASLSPDNEMQSAKLDVTPVQRSFLDALSAAGVKPSSELQALSIGSSVCQAHAAGQSDQAVWDYIAPMVRSDVADAPSSSAQTASDIQVNAVTADYIRIATQRLC; encoded by the coding sequence GTGCAGCCCACGGACGCCCGGGTTACCGGCAACGCTGCCGGTGATGCGACGGCGCCCACCGGTTCGTCGCGGCACGTCCTGGTGACAGCCGGTCTTCTGGTTCCGGCGGCCTGGCTGTTGATCGGCTGCAGCTCCGGGGAGGATCTGGTCACCACCGCCGCCCCGGCGGAGCAGGTGCTGGGACCGGTGCACGGGCAGGGCGCGTCGTTGTCGCCGGACAACGAGATGCAGTCGGCGAAGCTGGACGTCACCCCGGTGCAGCGGTCCTTCCTCGACGCGCTGTCCGCCGCTGGCGTCAAACCCTCGAGCGAGTTGCAGGCGTTGTCCATCGGCTCCTCGGTGTGCCAGGCCCACGCGGCCGGCCAAAGTGACCAGGCGGTGTGGGACTACATCGCGCCGATGGTGCGCAGCGACGTCGCCGATGCCCCTTCGTCGTCAGCGCAGACGGCTTCCGACATCCAGGTGAACGCGGTCACCGCGGATTACATCCGCATCGCGACCCAACGCCTCTGCTAG
- a CDS encoding cutinase family protein: MARKTRTNARRRRHRILALIAAGAMAVAVALIVAIIVIVVRKPESPPSAVPPTAVPPTTAQPGKKPRPEFQDASCPDVQLVAIPGTWESSPTDDPLNPTQFPIALLRNVTGPLAQQFGRDRVELYTVPYTAQFHNPLSADKQMSYNDSRTEGTRAAVKAMTEMNERCPLTSYVIVGFSQGAVIGGDLASDIGNGRGPVDEDLVLGVTLIADGRRQLGVGQDIGPNPPGQGAEITLHEVPVLSAMGLTMSGERPGGFGALNNRTNQICAPGDLICAAPEQAFNITNLPETLDVLAGGAGQPVHAMYNTPQFWNLDGQPATAWTLNWARDVIQNAPAPKHG, translated from the coding sequence ATGGCTCGAAAAACCCGGACTAATGCCCGGCGTCGCAGGCACCGCATCCTCGCCCTGATCGCGGCGGGCGCGATGGCGGTGGCGGTGGCACTGATCGTTGCGATCATCGTGATCGTGGTGCGCAAGCCGGAGTCACCGCCGAGCGCGGTGCCTCCGACGGCGGTCCCGCCGACCACGGCCCAGCCCGGCAAGAAGCCGCGTCCGGAGTTCCAGGACGCCAGCTGCCCGGACGTGCAGCTAGTCGCCATCCCCGGCACGTGGGAGTCCTCGCCGACCGACGATCCGCTGAACCCGACGCAGTTCCCCATTGCGTTGCTGCGCAATGTCACCGGGCCGCTCGCCCAGCAGTTCGGGCGCGACCGCGTCGAGCTGTACACCGTTCCCTATACCGCGCAGTTCCACAATCCGTTGTCGGCTGACAAGCAGATGTCCTACAACGACAGCCGCACCGAGGGGACCCGCGCCGCGGTCAAGGCCATGACGGAGATGAACGAGCGGTGCCCGCTGACGTCGTATGTGATTGTCGGCTTCTCCCAGGGCGCGGTGATCGGCGGCGATCTGGCCAGCGACATCGGTAATGGCCGCGGTCCGGTCGACGAGGACCTGGTGCTGGGTGTGACGTTGATCGCCGACGGGCGCCGCCAGCTCGGCGTCGGTCAGGACATCGGGCCCAACCCGCCGGGGCAGGGCGCGGAGATCACGCTGCACGAGGTGCCGGTGCTCTCGGCGATGGGCCTGACCATGAGCGGCGAACGCCCGGGCGGGTTCGGCGCGCTGAACAACCGGACCAACCAGATCTGCGCGCCGGGTGACCTGATCTGCGCCGCACCCGAGCAGGCGTTCAACATCACCAACCTGCCCGAGACCCTCGATGTGCTCGCCGGGGGCGCCGGCCAGCCGGTGCATGCGATGTACAACACGCCGCAGTTTTGGAACCTCGACGGTCAACCGGCGACGGCGTGGACACTGAATTGGGCGCGTGACGTGATCCAGAACGCACCCGCACCGAAACACGGATGA
- the fadD32 gene encoding long-chain-fatty-acid--AMP ligase FadD32 → MPFHNPFIKNGRITFPEGASVVKHVERWAKVRGDKLAYRFLDFSTERDGVVRELRWADFSVRNRAVAARLQQVTQPGDRVAILCPQNLEYLIAMFGTMYSGRIAVPLFDPSEPGHVGRLHAVLDDCSPSAILTTTDAAEGVRKFFRSRPAKDRPRVIAVDAVPDEVGATWEHYDDIDENTVAYLQYTSGSTRIPTGVQITHLNLGTNIVQVIEALEGEEGDRGVSWLPFFHDMGLITALLSPMIGHYFTFMTPAAFVRRPGRWIRELARKPGDTGGTISVAPNFAFDHAAARGVPKDDEEPLDLSNVKAILNGSEPISAATVRRFNEAFGPFGFQPKAIKPSYGLAEATLFVSTTPSSEEPTIISVDRDELNAGRFVAVPDDSPKAVAQAGAGKIGVDEWAVIVDNDSATELADGQIGEIWISGQNMGTGYWNKPEETHATFQNILKSRTNPSHAEGAADDATWVRTGDLGAYHDGELYITGRTKDLVIIDGRNHYPQDLEYSAQEATKAVRTGFVAAFSVPANRLPDEVFENAHAGLKRDPDDTSEQLVIVAERAPGSHKLELGPVVDDIRAAVAVRHGVTVRDVLLTPAGAIPRTSSGKIGRRACRSAYLDGSLRSGKVANAFPDETE, encoded by the coding sequence ATGCCGTTCCATAACCCGTTCATCAAGAACGGCCGCATCACCTTCCCTGAGGGCGCCAGCGTGGTCAAGCACGTTGAACGCTGGGCCAAGGTGCGCGGGGACAAGCTCGCCTACCGCTTTCTCGACTTCTCCACCGAGCGCGACGGTGTCGTGCGTGAACTGCGCTGGGCGGACTTCAGCGTCCGCAACCGTGCTGTGGCGGCCCGGTTGCAGCAGGTGACCCAGCCCGGCGACCGGGTGGCCATCCTGTGCCCGCAGAACCTCGAGTACCTCATCGCCATGTTCGGCACGATGTACTCGGGCCGAATCGCGGTGCCGCTGTTCGACCCCTCCGAACCGGGCCATGTCGGCCGTCTGCACGCGGTGCTCGATGACTGCTCACCCTCGGCGATCCTGACCACCACCGATGCCGCCGAAGGTGTGCGCAAGTTCTTCCGCAGCCGCCCGGCCAAGGACCGGCCCCGCGTCATCGCGGTCGACGCCGTGCCCGACGAGGTCGGCGCGACGTGGGAGCACTACGACGACATTGACGAGAACACCGTCGCTTATCTGCAGTACACGTCCGGCTCGACCCGGATCCCGACCGGCGTGCAGATCACCCATCTGAACCTGGGAACCAACATCGTTCAGGTCATCGAGGCCCTCGAGGGTGAGGAGGGCGACCGCGGTGTCTCGTGGCTGCCGTTCTTCCACGACATGGGCCTGATCACCGCTCTGTTGTCGCCGATGATCGGCCACTACTTCACCTTCATGACCCCGGCCGCGTTCGTCCGCCGCCCCGGCCGCTGGATTCGTGAGCTGGCCCGCAAACCCGGTGACACCGGCGGCACCATCTCGGTGGCGCCGAACTTCGCGTTCGACCACGCCGCGGCGCGTGGTGTCCCCAAGGACGACGAGGAGCCGCTGGACCTGTCCAACGTCAAGGCGATCCTCAACGGCAGCGAGCCGATCTCAGCGGCCACCGTGCGCCGCTTCAACGAGGCCTTCGGCCCGTTCGGCTTCCAGCCCAAGGCCATCAAACCGTCCTACGGTCTGGCCGAGGCCACGCTGTTCGTTTCGACCACCCCGTCGTCCGAGGAGCCGACGATAATCTCGGTGGACCGCGACGAACTGAACGCGGGCCGCTTCGTCGCGGTGCCGGACGACTCTCCCAAGGCCGTCGCACAGGCCGGCGCCGGCAAGATCGGCGTCGACGAGTGGGCGGTGATCGTCGACAACGACTCGGCCACCGAGCTCGCCGACGGCCAGATCGGCGAGATCTGGATCAGCGGCCAGAACATGGGCACCGGGTACTGGAACAAGCCCGAAGAGACTCACGCCACCTTCCAGAACATCCTGAAGTCGCGGACCAACCCGTCGCACGCCGAAGGCGCGGCTGACGACGCCACGTGGGTGCGCACCGGCGACCTAGGTGCGTATCACGACGGCGAGCTCTACATCACCGGCCGCACCAAGGACCTGGTGATCATCGACGGCCGTAACCACTACCCGCAGGACCTGGAGTACTCCGCGCAGGAGGCCACCAAGGCAGTGCGCACCGGGTTCGTCGCGGCGTTCTCGGTACCGGCCAACCGGCTTCCCGACGAGGTGTTCGAGAACGCCCACGCGGGTCTCAAGCGCGATCCCGACGACACCTCCGAGCAGTTGGTGATCGTCGCCGAACGGGCACCCGGGTCGCACAAGCTGGAGCTGGGGCCGGTCGTCGACGACATCCGCGCGGCGGTCGCCGTGCGTCACGGTGTCACCGTGCGTGACGTGCTGTTGACGCCGGCCGGTGCGATCCCGCGGACCTCGAGCGGCAAGATCGGCCGGCGCGCCTGCCGGTCGGCCTACCTGGACGGCAGCCTGCGTAGCGGGAAGGTGGCCAACGCCTTCCCGGACGAGACCGAATGA
- the pks13 gene encoding polyketide synthase Pks13 (Pks13 is a key enzyme in mycolic acid biosynthesis.), translating into MSESNTPPEDFTTSTPESAELTPARTDMTVAEMREWLRNWVANATAQSPDKIDESTPMVELGLSSRDAVAMASDIEDLTGVTLTATVAFRHPTIEALATVIIEGEPEVEYSDDGQDWARSVDEGIANIAIVGLATRFPGDMNTPDEMWQALLEGRDAITDLPDGRWAEFMTEPRLAERIAKARTRGGYIHDLKGFDAEFFALSKMEADNMDPQQRMVLELTWEALENARIPASSLRGESVGVFIGSSTNDYSYLAMMDPRTAHPYAITGTASSIIANRVSYFYDFRGPSVAVDTACSSSLVAVHQGMQALRTGEADVVVAGGVNALVTPAVTLGFDEVGGVLAADGRIKSFSSDADGYARSEGGGILVLKRLADARRDGDEILAVIAGGAINHDGRSNGLLAPNPDAQAEVLRKAYKDAGINPRTVDYIEAHGTGTILGDPIEADALGRIVGRGRTAEQPALLGAVKSNVGHLESAAGAASLAKVALALSRNKIPASINYAGPNPYIDFDGIHLKVADTATDWPRYSGHAIAGVSGFGFGGANAHLVLREVLPTDLIEPEPQAAPADKPDTSDAAAVYVGGVRMDEYGEFIDDEEAEDFGEPRYDAEDHELELPGLTEEALELIEAARAEWEAREDKPVPVVPIAISGFLTSRKRAAAAELADWIDSPEGRESSLESIGRALSRRNHGRSRAVVMAHDHDEAVKGLRAIADGKQSPLVYSADGPVTNGPVWVLAGFGAQHRKMGKELYLRDDVFAEWINKVDALIQDERGYSIVELILDDAIDYTNETCEYPIEVVQTVIFALQIALGELLRHHGATPGAVIGQSLGEAAAAYFAGGLSLADATRTICSRAHLMGEGEAMLFGEYIRLMALVEYSADEVKTVFSDYPDLEVCVYAAPTQTVIGGPPEQIDAIVARAEAEGKFARKLQTKGASHTQQMDPLLGELSAEITGIEPHPLRIPYYSTVHEGSLIRAGGEPIHDVEYWKKGLRHSVYFTQGIRNAVDNGHTTFLELAPNPVALMQVGLTTASAGLHDAQLIATLARKQDEVESMIAAMAQLYVYGHDLDIRTLFGPGDFAAIPPTRFKRKEHWLNAQFSADGSTMIPGTHVATPDGKHVWEFAAQGQTDLAALVKAAAVQVLPDATLAASEQRAVPGDGARLVTTLTRHPGGASVQVHARIDESFTLVYDAIVTRAGTASALPAAVATGVAVSEPVATPVAAEPEDDAPDILSDNLAAGAGVAASLGKWSPDSGETVHDRLSTIVGSAMGYEPEDLPWEVPLIELGLDSLMAVRIKNRVEYDFDMPPIQLTAVRDANLYAVEKLIEYAIEHRDEVEALAEAQKGKTAEEIAAAQAELMGGASTVAELEAKLAEAGHPLATESEPAAVPPPPTNPAGPNVPPPPTDPSGPAKSTAAAVAAKVLTQEAVTEALGADVPPREAAERVTFATWAIVTGKSPGGIFNELPAVDDDTAAKLAERLSERAEGTITVEDVRAARTIEELATTVRQYLEAGELEGFVRTLRAPKESSTHVPVFVFHPAGGSTVVYEPLLKRLPPETPVYGLERVEGSIEERAAEYVPKLMEINGKGPYILAGWSLGGALAYACAVGLKRNGCDVRFVGLIDTVRAGEEVPQTKEEIRARWDRYALFAQRTFNVEIPEIPYEQLEQLDDEGQVRFVLDAVKDAGVDIPGGIIEHQRTSYLDNRALDTANIEQYDGHVTLYMAERYHDDAIMFEPRYAIRQPDGGWGEFVSELEVVPIGGEHIQAIDEPYIAKVGAHMSAAISRIDAEENQ; encoded by the coding sequence ATGTCTGAATCAAACACGCCCCCAGAAGATTTCACGACCAGTACCCCCGAGTCGGCCGAACTGACCCCGGCCCGCACCGACATGACCGTGGCGGAGATGCGCGAGTGGCTGCGCAACTGGGTGGCCAACGCCACCGCACAGTCGCCCGACAAGATCGACGAGTCCACCCCGATGGTCGAGCTCGGCCTGTCCTCCCGTGACGCGGTGGCGATGGCCTCCGATATCGAGGACCTCACCGGTGTCACGCTGACCGCCACGGTGGCCTTCCGCCACCCGACGATCGAGGCGCTGGCCACCGTTATCATCGAGGGTGAGCCGGAGGTCGAGTACAGCGACGACGGGCAGGACTGGGCCCGCAGCGTCGACGAAGGCATCGCCAACATCGCGATTGTCGGCCTGGCCACCCGCTTCCCGGGCGATATGAACACTCCCGACGAGATGTGGCAGGCGCTGCTCGAGGGTCGCGACGCCATCACCGATCTGCCGGACGGCCGCTGGGCTGAGTTCATGACCGAGCCCCGGCTGGCCGAGCGGATCGCCAAGGCCCGCACCCGCGGCGGCTACATCCACGACCTCAAAGGTTTCGACGCCGAGTTCTTCGCGCTGTCGAAGATGGAAGCCGACAACATGGATCCGCAGCAGCGGATGGTGCTCGAACTCACTTGGGAAGCACTGGAAAACGCCCGCATCCCGGCCTCCAGCCTGCGCGGCGAGAGTGTCGGCGTCTTCATCGGCAGTTCCACCAACGACTACAGCTACCTGGCGATGATGGATCCGCGTACCGCGCATCCCTACGCCATCACCGGCACGGCGAGCTCCATCATCGCCAACCGGGTGTCCTACTTCTACGACTTCCGCGGCCCGTCGGTCGCCGTCGACACCGCCTGCTCCAGCTCGCTGGTGGCTGTTCACCAGGGCATGCAGGCGCTGCGGACCGGTGAGGCCGACGTCGTCGTCGCGGGCGGGGTCAACGCACTGGTGACCCCGGCGGTGACGCTGGGCTTCGACGAGGTCGGTGGCGTGCTCGCCGCTGACGGCCGGATCAAGTCGTTCTCGTCCGACGCCGACGGCTACGCCCGGTCCGAGGGTGGCGGCATCCTGGTGCTCAAGCGCCTCGCCGACGCCCGCCGCGACGGCGACGAGATCCTGGCGGTGATCGCCGGCGGTGCGATCAACCACGACGGGCGCTCCAACGGCCTGCTGGCACCGAACCCGGATGCGCAGGCCGAGGTGCTGCGCAAGGCCTACAAGGACGCCGGTATCAACCCGCGCACCGTCGACTACATCGAGGCGCACGGCACCGGAACGATTCTCGGTGACCCGATCGAGGCCGACGCGCTGGGCCGTATCGTCGGTCGCGGCCGGACCGCCGAGCAGCCCGCGCTGCTGGGCGCGGTCAAGTCCAACGTCGGACACCTGGAGTCGGCCGCCGGTGCGGCCAGCCTGGCCAAGGTGGCACTAGCGTTGAGCCGCAACAAGATTCCGGCATCGATCAACTACGCGGGGCCCAACCCCTACATCGACTTCGACGGCATACATCTCAAGGTGGCCGACACCGCGACCGACTGGCCCCGCTACAGCGGCCATGCCATTGCCGGTGTCTCGGGCTTCGGCTTCGGCGGTGCCAACGCGCACCTGGTGCTGCGCGAGGTGCTGCCCACCGATCTGATCGAACCCGAGCCGCAGGCGGCTCCGGCCGACAAGCCGGACACCTCCGACGCCGCCGCTGTCTATGTCGGCGGGGTGCGGATGGACGAGTACGGCGAGTTCATTGACGATGAAGAAGCCGAGGACTTCGGTGAGCCGCGGTACGACGCCGAGGACCACGAACTCGAGCTGCCCGGCCTCACCGAGGAGGCGCTCGAGCTCATCGAAGCCGCCCGCGCGGAGTGGGAAGCCCGCGAGGACAAGCCGGTTCCCGTTGTTCCCATTGCCATTTCAGGTTTCTTGACCTCCCGCAAGCGTGCTGCCGCCGCCGAGTTGGCGGACTGGATCGACAGCCCGGAGGGCCGGGAGTCGTCGCTGGAGTCCATCGGGCGTGCGCTGTCGCGGCGCAACCACGGCCGCTCCCGGGCGGTCGTCATGGCCCACGACCACGACGAGGCCGTCAAGGGTCTGCGCGCGATCGCCGACGGCAAGCAGAGCCCGCTGGTGTACAGCGCCGACGGCCCGGTCACCAACGGCCCGGTGTGGGTGCTGGCGGGATTCGGTGCGCAGCACCGCAAGATGGGCAAGGAGCTCTACCTGCGCGACGACGTGTTCGCGGAGTGGATCAACAAGGTCGACGCGTTGATCCAGGACGAGCGCGGTTACTCGATCGTCGAGTTGATCCTCGACGACGCGATCGACTACACCAACGAGACCTGCGAGTACCCGATCGAGGTCGTGCAGACCGTCATCTTCGCCCTGCAGATCGCGCTCGGTGAACTGCTGCGCCACCACGGCGCCACCCCCGGCGCGGTGATCGGGCAGTCGCTCGGTGAGGCTGCCGCAGCGTATTTCGCCGGTGGCCTGTCGCTGGCGGACGCCACCCGCACCATCTGTTCGCGCGCGCACCTCATGGGTGAGGGCGAGGCGATGCTGTTCGGCGAGTACATCCGGCTGATGGCTCTGGTGGAGTACTCCGCCGACGAGGTCAAGACGGTGTTCTCCGACTACCCCGACCTGGAGGTGTGCGTCTACGCCGCACCGACCCAGACCGTCATCGGCGGTCCCCCGGAGCAGATCGACGCGATCGTCGCCCGCGCCGAAGCCGAGGGCAAGTTTGCGCGCAAGCTGCAGACCAAGGGCGCCAGCCACACTCAGCAGATGGACCCGCTGCTCGGTGAGCTGTCCGCCGAGATCACCGGGATCGAACCGCACCCGCTGCGGATCCCGTACTACTCGACGGTGCACGAGGGCAGCCTGATCCGGGCCGGCGGTGAGCCGATCCACGACGTCGAGTACTGGAAGAAGGGTCTGCGCCACAGCGTCTACTTCACCCAGGGCATCCGCAACGCCGTCGACAATGGGCACACCACGTTCCTAGAGCTGGCGCCGAATCCGGTGGCGCTCATGCAGGTTGGCTTGACGACCGCGTCGGCCGGGCTGCACGACGCGCAGCTCATCGCGACCCTGGCCCGCAAGCAGGACGAAGTCGAGTCGATGATCGCGGCGATGGCACAGCTCTATGTGTACGGTCACGACCTCGACATCCGGACGCTCTTCGGACCCGGCGACTTCGCCGCCATCCCGCCGACCCGGTTCAAGCGCAAGGAGCACTGGCTCAACGCGCAGTTCTCCGCCGACGGGTCGACGATGATCCCGGGCACCCACGTGGCCACCCCCGACGGCAAGCATGTCTGGGAGTTCGCCGCGCAGGGCCAGACCGATCTGGCCGCGCTGGTGAAAGCCGCTGCGGTACAGGTACTTCCGGATGCGACGCTGGCCGCCTCGGAGCAGCGCGCGGTACCCGGTGACGGTGCCCGGCTGGTGACCACGCTGACCCGGCATCCCGGTGGCGCCTCGGTGCAGGTGCACGCCCGGATTGACGAGTCCTTCACCCTGGTCTACGACGCCATCGTTACCCGTGCAGGTACTGCCTCGGCACTGCCCGCGGCGGTGGCCACCGGCGTTGCGGTGAGCGAACCGGTCGCGACCCCCGTCGCAGCGGAACCCGAGGACGACGCTCCGGACATCCTGTCCGACAATCTCGCTGCCGGCGCCGGAGTCGCTGCGTCACTGGGCAAGTGGTCCCCGGATTCCGGTGAGACCGTGCACGACCGGCTGTCGACGATCGTCGGCAGCGCCATGGGGTACGAGCCCGAGGACCTGCCGTGGGAGGTGCCGCTGATCGAGCTGGGTTTGGACTCGCTGATGGCGGTGCGGATCAAGAACCGCGTCGAGTACGACTTCGACATGCCACCGATCCAGTTGACCGCGGTACGCGACGCCAACCTCTACGCCGTCGAGAAGCTCATCGAGTACGCGATCGAGCACCGCGACGAGGTCGAGGCACTGGCCGAGGCGCAGAAGGGTAAGACGGCCGAGGAGATCGCCGCGGCACAGGCTGAGCTGATGGGCGGGGCCTCCACGGTCGCCGAGCTCGAGGCCAAGCTGGCCGAGGCCGGTCACCCGCTGGCCACCGAGTCGGAGCCGGCAGCGGTTCCGCCGCCGCCGACAAACCCGGCCGGGCCGAACGTCCCGCCGCCGCCCACCGATCCGTCGGGCCCCGCTAAGTCCACGGCCGCCGCAGTGGCTGCCAAGGTACTCACCCAGGAGGCGGTCACAGAGGCGCTGGGTGCCGACGTCCCGCCGCGTGAGGCCGCCGAGCGGGTCACGTTCGCGACGTGGGCGATCGTCACCGGCAAGTCGCCGGGCGGCATCTTCAACGAGTTGCCCGCCGTCGACGATGACACGGCCGCGAAGCTCGCCGAACGGCTCTCCGAGCGTGCCGAGGGAACCATCACCGTCGAGGACGTCCGGGCCGCCAGGACCATCGAGGAATTGGCCACCACGGTGCGGCAGTACCTCGAGGCCGGTGAGCTCGAAGGTTTCGTACGCACTCTGCGCGCCCCCAAAGAGAGCAGCACGCACGTCCCGGTGTTCGTGTTCCATCCGGCGGGCGGGTCGACGGTGGTCTACGAGCCGCTGCTCAAGCGTCTGCCGCCGGAAACCCCGGTCTACGGACTCGAGCGCGTCGAGGGCTCCATCGAGGAGCGGGCCGCCGAGTACGTGCCCAAGCTGATGGAGATCAACGGCAAGGGCCCGTACATCCTGGCCGGCTGGTCGCTGGGTGGCGCATTGGCCTACGCCTGCGCGGTCGGCCTGAAGCGCAACGGTTGCGACGTCCGCTTCGTGGGACTCATCGACACGGTGCGCGCCGGCGAGGAGGTGCCGCAGACCAAGGAGGAGATCCGGGCCCGCTGGGACCGCTACGCGCTGTTCGCGCAACGGACGTTCAACGTGGAGATTCCGGAGATCCCCTACGAGCAGCTCGAGCAGCTCGACGACGAGGGTCAGGTGCGTTTCGTGCTCGACGCCGTCAAGGACGCCGGGGTCGACATCCCGGGCGGCATCATCGAGCATCAGCGGACGTCGTATCTGGACAACCGGGCACTGGACACCGCCAACATCGAGCAGTACGACGGTCACGTCACGCTGTACATGGCCGAGCGCTACCACGATGACGCGATCATGTTCGAGCCGCGCTATGCGATTCGCCAGCCCGACGGCGGGTGGGGTGAGTTCGTGTCCGAGCTCGAAGTCGTGCCCATCGGGGGCGAGCACATCCAGGCGATCGACGAGCCGTACATTGCGAAGGTCGGTGCCCACATGAGCGCGGCGATCAGCCGCATTGATGCTGAGGAGAACCAGTGA